One Helicobacter suis HS1 genomic window, AAGTACGAACTACCCAAAAGCAAGCTTGTCGCGCGCCCCTTTAGGGTTTGGGCGTTGATAAATTTTAACCACTCCTTGATAGTGGAGTGAAACAACTATTCACTAAAAACATCAAGTAGCTAATTTATTTTACCCCACCGCTAAAGGTGAAATTTCTCAAAGTGGATTAAAAGGCGTGTTATTAGGCTTTTTGTTTGGCTAAAACATCTAAAATAGCATTGATAAGTTTAGGGGCTTGATCTTCGCCGTATTGTTTGGCTAACTCAATGGCCTCGTTAATCACAATGGGAGGCTTAGTAGTCGTATAAAGCACCTCATAAGCCCCTAAGCGCAAAATTGCCCTTTCCATGCTCCCAATACGCTTGATAGGCCAATCTTTTAATAAGGGCTGTAAAATTTGATCTAAATTTTCTAGGCGATCTAATGTTCCTTTTAAAAGTTCTAAAGCAAATTGTTGTTGGGCGTTTTTGATCTTTCTTTGGTTTAAAAAATCAGAGGCCTTTTCTAGCACCGCTTCATTCCCGCTTTCATAGGCATATAACAAGCCTACAACTGCCTCTCTAACTTGACTTCTAGTGGCCATTATAACTTCGTATAGAGATTAAGTAATTCAACCAAGGTTTGCATCGCCTCAAAGCCCTTATTGCCCGCTTTACTCCCGGCGCGCTCTAATGCCTGTTCTATATTTTCCGTAGTGAGTAAGCCAAAGCTAACAGGCAGACCATATTTTAAAGTGGTGTTAGCAATGCCCTTTGTAGCCTCTGCGCTGATATAATCAAAATGCGGTGTACCTCCTCTAATGAGTGCCCCTAATACGCATACCCCATCGTATTTTTTAGAAACAAGCAATTTATCTAATACAAAGGGTAATTCGTAAGCCCCCGGAACTCTAATCACGCTTAGATTTTCTAAATTACCTCCATGCCGTTTAAAGTTATCTAGTGCGCCTTCTATCAGTCTATCGCTAATTAAATGGTTAAAGCGCGAGGCTAAAATCGCCACTCTCTCATGCCCGTATAGATTTAATGCCCCTTCAATGCTTTTAAATTCCGCCATTAATATCCTTTAAATAATGTTGTGGGCAACTTTGCAGGGCTAATAAATCCTCTATCAAAGGTTGTAAATGCGCGGTATTAATCATATTAGCCCCATCGCTTAAAGCATTTTTAGGATCGATATGGGTTTCCATAAAAAACCCATCTACCCCCACTACTGCACTAGCCCTAGCTAGAAAAGGCACAAAAGAACTATCCCCCGTACTTTTACCCTGCGCTCCACCCGGCATTTGCACGCTATGGGTTGCATCAAAGATCACTGGGGCAAAGGCGCGCATAATCACAAGTGATCGCATATCCACCACCAAATTAGCATACCCAAAACTAGCCCCCCTCTCACAAAGATAAATCCCATGTTCTAAACAAGCTTGGTAATGGGGGGTTTTATAATTCTTAGCGCGGGTTTTTAATGCCTTCAGCGCGCTATATTGCATGTCCTTAGGGTGCATAAACTGCCCTTTTTTGATATTTAAAATCCGTTTAGTCTGTGCGGCTGCAACAATTAAATCAGTTTGGCGGCATAAAAATGCTGGGATTTGTAATACATCTACTACTTCAGCTACTACACCTGCCTGCGCGCTTTCATGAATATCGGTTAAGAGTTTATAGCCAAATTTATTTTTAATACTCTCTA contains:
- the ribH gene encoding 6,7-dimethyl-8-ribityllumazine synthase; the protein is MAEFKSIEGALNLYGHERVAILASRFNHLISDRLIEGALDNFKRHGGNLENLSVIRVPGAYELPFVLDKLLVSKKYDGVCVLGALIRGGTPHFDYISAEATKGIANTTLKYGLPVSFGLLTTENIEQALERAGSKAGNKGFEAMQTLVELLNLYTKL
- the nusB gene encoding transcription antitermination factor NusB, coding for MATRSQVREAVVGLLYAYESGNEAVLEKASDFLNQRKIKNAQQQFALELLKGTLDRLENLDQILQPLLKDWPIKRIGSMERAILRLGAYEVLYTTTKPPIVINEAIELAKQYGEDQAPKLINAILDVLAKQKA
- the kdsA gene encoding 3-deoxy-8-phosphooctulonate synthase, whose translation is MSVLESIANALKPLATDPRIDFYFKASFDKANRTSLESYRGPGLEKGLLMLESIKNKFGYKLLTDIHESAQAGVVAEVVDVLQIPAFLCRQTDLIVAAAQTKRILNIKKGQFMHPKDMQYSALKALKTRAKNYKTPHYQACLEHGIYLCERGASFGYANLVVDMRSLVIMRAFAPVIFDATHSVQMPGGAQGKSTGDSSFVPFLARASAVVGVDGFFMETHIDPKNALSDGANMINTAHLQPLIEDLLALQSCPQHYLKDINGGI